In Amyelois transitella isolate CPQ chromosome 26, ilAmyTran1.1, whole genome shotgun sequence, the following proteins share a genomic window:
- the LOC106140904 gene encoding uncharacterized protein LOC106140904 isoform X2: MVHAPPPNHKMPRTLLSICILVATLCIIDCQAMIMRNNALMSKMVSHFQDNHVGEPPPKHKEDKPRPEKVMTIMQSVLCKNFPSIPCQVIIEDETLRILIEKSIQQIQYKRLQLEKTTARPGYTLTLFPIVNSEDLSNFLQVRESQYYGKDKKKEVRKRKPKKSFATGHWSKEETSKHSKKQKNDAKKKNVYSGRKMRKFYPHKVKYKDKVDTHPVMESDEKMSLSVEVPDTAAVKKRHRLEYKAEPEDAVWRIDYMKHGEPSLNKLPYGSDNLNAKFSKTGPNVIVDGKPAAGLFVDLFKKKDNSWTQWHSAVTNADGRISFPFTSESMAEGTYKLHFKVGDYYKNAGKETLYPYVEIVFETKEGNHYHIPLLLTPYGYSTYRGS, from the exons ATG GTCCACGCGCCACCTCCAAACCACAAAATGCCCCGAACACTGCTCTCAATTTGCATTTTAGTGGCAACACTATGCATCATCGACTGCCAAGCAATGATCATGAGGAACAATGCGCTGATGAGCAAGATGGTCTCCCACTTCCAAGACAACCACGTCGGGGAACCTCCCCCCAAACATAAAGAAGACAAACCACGACCAGAAAAGGTCATGACCATTATGCAGAGCGTTTTGTGCAAGAATTTTCCTTCAATTCCTTGTCAGGTCATCATTGAAGACGAAACGCTAAGGATCCTAATAGAGAAATCAATCCAGCAGATCCAATATAAAAGATTGCAGCTAGAAAAGACCACAGCAAGGCCGGGGTACACGCTAACGTTATTCCCGATCGTAAACAGCGAAGACTTATCAAACTTCCTACAAGTCCGCGAGTCACAATACTACGGGAAGGACAAAAAGAAGGAGGTGAGGAAACGAAAGCCCAAAAAGAGCTTCGCGACGGGACACTGGTCGAAGGAAGAGACGAGCAAGCATTCGAAGAAGCAGAAAAACGATGCCAAGAAAAAGAACGTCTACTCGGGAAGGAAAATGAGGAAGTTTTACCCTCACAAGGTGAAATACAAGGATAAAGTTGATACGCATCCAGTTATGGAATCAGATGAGAAGATGTCACTATCAGTCGAAGTCCCCGACACAGCTGCGGTTAAAAAAAGACATCGTCTGGAATACAAAGCGGAGCCGGAAGACGCCGTGTGGAGAATAGACTACATGAAGCACGGAGAGCCGAGTCTGAATAAACTGCCTTATGGTTCTGACAATTTGAACGcgaaattttcaaaaactgGCCCCAACGTGATTGTGGAC GGAAAACCAGCAGCAGGTTTATTCGTAGATCTGTTCAAAAAGAAGGACAATTCTTGGACTCAGTGGCACAGTGCGGTGACAAATGCCGATGGAAGAATCAGTTTTCCGTTCACGAGCGAATCTATGGCGGAAGGAACGTATAAATTGCATTTCAAAGTTGGGGATTATTACAAGAATGCTGGAAAGGAAACGCTGTACCCCTACGTagaa ATTGTTTTTGAAACCAAAGAAGGCAACCACTACCACATCCCCCTACTCCTCACACCTTACGGATACTCTACATACAGAGGCAGTTGA
- the LOC106140905 gene encoding uncharacterized protein LOC106140905 isoform X2 has protein sequence MCSMSVPLGEREGCAAARMWRVACGTLVAPGADDAWKQIVDSSPPDAMWHSLRNCVAYQAGVWANLLSKGIDDVIQPAAFKLAIVLRHTPSELVVRLLTDLLRLHPQSQDLTSYVLALLTDDEAQFCGSCGREAEPSAPAGPAPLRDLQLFGDCELAVLAASKEEYDAHAKLVRAEYSKLTQENYVELRIKVLNQFSQIPKLYHTPEFECFESAARENIEREICTLREHLLTGRNE, from the exons ATGTGTTCCATGTCAGTCCCGCTCGGGGAGCGGGAAGGCTGCGCCGCGGCGCGCATGTGGCGCGTCGCTTGCGGGACGCTGGTGGCGCCCGGCGCGGACGACGCCTGGAAGCAGATCGTGGACTCCTCGCCTCCTGACGCCATGTGGCACTCATTGAGGAACTGCGTGGCTTATCAG GCAGGGGTATGGGCGAACCTGCTTTCAAAAGGCATCGACGACGTGATCCAACCAGCGGCGTTCAAGCTAGCGATTGTATTAAGACACACGCCATCTGAATTGGTAGTGAGGCTGCTCACTGATTTGTTGCGCTTGCATCCGCAGTCG CAAGACCTAACATCGTACGTGCTAGCGCTGCTGACGGACGACGAGGCGCAGTTCTGCGGCAGCTGCGGGCGCGAGGCCGAGCCGTCCGCGCCCGCCGGGCCCGCGCCGCTGCGCGACCTGCAGCTGTTCGGGGACTGCGAGCTGGCTG ttttggCAGCTTCGAAAGAAGAATATGATGCCCACGCTAAGTTGGTGAGGGCGGAATATTCCAAGTTGACGCAAGAAAATTATGTGGAATTAAGAATAAag GTTCTCAATCAGTTCTCTCAAATCCCGAAGTTATACCACACGCCGGAGTTCGAATGTTTTGAGTCGGCCGCGAGGGAAAATATCGAGCGGGAAATATGCACGTTACGGGAACATTTGTTGACCGGGAGGAACGAATAG
- the LOC106140904 gene encoding uncharacterized protein LOC106140904 isoform X1 translates to MPRTLLSICILVATLCIIDCQAMIMRNNALMSKMVSHFQDNHVGEPPPKHKEDKPRPEKVMTIMQSVLCKNFPSIPCQVIIEDETLRILIEKSIQQIQYKRLQLEKTTARPGYTLTLFPIVNSEDLSNFLQVRESQYYGKDKKKEVRKRKPKKSFATGHWSKEETSKHSKKQKNDAKKKNVYSGRKMRKFYPHKVKYKDKVDTHPVMESDEKMSLSVEVPDTAAVKKRHRLEYKAEPEDAVWRIDYMKHGEPSLNKLPYGSDNLNAKFSKTGPNVIVDDGLIEQGPRKDVLHPDVYIKKNFIRKNVDNSEGTD, encoded by the coding sequence ATGCCCCGAACACTGCTCTCAATTTGCATTTTAGTGGCAACACTATGCATCATCGACTGCCAAGCAATGATCATGAGGAACAATGCGCTGATGAGCAAGATGGTCTCCCACTTCCAAGACAACCACGTCGGGGAACCTCCCCCCAAACATAAAGAAGACAAACCACGACCAGAAAAGGTCATGACCATTATGCAGAGCGTTTTGTGCAAGAATTTTCCTTCAATTCCTTGTCAGGTCATCATTGAAGACGAAACGCTAAGGATCCTAATAGAGAAATCAATCCAGCAGATCCAATATAAAAGATTGCAGCTAGAAAAGACCACAGCAAGGCCGGGGTACACGCTAACGTTATTCCCGATCGTAAACAGCGAAGACTTATCAAACTTCCTACAAGTCCGCGAGTCACAATACTACGGGAAGGACAAAAAGAAGGAGGTGAGGAAACGAAAGCCCAAAAAGAGCTTCGCGACGGGACACTGGTCGAAGGAAGAGACGAGCAAGCATTCGAAGAAGCAGAAAAACGATGCCAAGAAAAAGAACGTCTACTCGGGAAGGAAAATGAGGAAGTTTTACCCTCACAAGGTGAAATACAAGGATAAAGTTGATACGCATCCAGTTATGGAATCAGATGAGAAGATGTCACTATCAGTCGAAGTCCCCGACACAGCTGCGGTTAAAAAAAGACATCGTCTGGAATACAAAGCGGAGCCGGAAGACGCCGTGTGGAGAATAGACTACATGAAGCACGGAGAGCCGAGTCTGAATAAACTGCCTTATGGTTCTGACAATTTGAACGcgaaattttcaaaaactgGCCCCAACGTGATTGTGGACGATGGTCTGATAGAACAAGGCCCGAGGAAAGACGTGCTTCATCCCGACGTGTATATAAAGAAGAATTTTATTAGGAAAAATGTAGATAATTCTGAGGGTACCGATTAA
- the LOC106140905 gene encoding uncharacterized protein LOC106140905 isoform X3 — protein sequence MGVPLGEREGCAAARMWRVACGTLVAPGADDAWKQIVDSSPPDAMWHSLRNCVAYQAGVWANLLSKGIDDVIQPAAFKLAIVLRHTPSELVVRLLTDLLRLHPQSQDLTSYVLALLTDDEAQFCGSCGREAEPSAPAGPAPLRDLQLFGDCELAVLAASKEEYDAHAKLVRAEYSKLTQENYVELRIKVLNQFSQIPKLYHTPEFECFESAARENIEREICTLREHLLTGRNE from the exons ATGGGAG TCCCGCTCGGGGAGCGGGAAGGCTGCGCCGCGGCGCGCATGTGGCGCGTCGCTTGCGGGACGCTGGTGGCGCCCGGCGCGGACGACGCCTGGAAGCAGATCGTGGACTCCTCGCCTCCTGACGCCATGTGGCACTCATTGAGGAACTGCGTGGCTTATCAG GCAGGGGTATGGGCGAACCTGCTTTCAAAAGGCATCGACGACGTGATCCAACCAGCGGCGTTCAAGCTAGCGATTGTATTAAGACACACGCCATCTGAATTGGTAGTGAGGCTGCTCACTGATTTGTTGCGCTTGCATCCGCAGTCG CAAGACCTAACATCGTACGTGCTAGCGCTGCTGACGGACGACGAGGCGCAGTTCTGCGGCAGCTGCGGGCGCGAGGCCGAGCCGTCCGCGCCCGCCGGGCCCGCGCCGCTGCGCGACCTGCAGCTGTTCGGGGACTGCGAGCTGGCTG ttttggCAGCTTCGAAAGAAGAATATGATGCCCACGCTAAGTTGGTGAGGGCGGAATATTCCAAGTTGACGCAAGAAAATTATGTGGAATTAAGAATAAag GTTCTCAATCAGTTCTCTCAAATCCCGAAGTTATACCACACGCCGGAGTTCGAATGTTTTGAGTCGGCCGCGAGGGAAAATATCGAGCGGGAAATATGCACGTTACGGGAACATTTGTTGACCGGGAGGAACGAATAG
- the LOC106140905 gene encoding uncharacterized protein LOC106140905 isoform X1, protein MGVLSMCSMSVPLGEREGCAAARMWRVACGTLVAPGADDAWKQIVDSSPPDAMWHSLRNCVAYQAGVWANLLSKGIDDVIQPAAFKLAIVLRHTPSELVVRLLTDLLRLHPQSQDLTSYVLALLTDDEAQFCGSCGREAEPSAPAGPAPLRDLQLFGDCELAVLAASKEEYDAHAKLVRAEYSKLTQENYVELRIKVLNQFSQIPKLYHTPEFECFESAARENIEREICTLREHLLTGRNE, encoded by the exons ATGGGAG TATTATCAATGTGTTCCATGTCAGTCCCGCTCGGGGAGCGGGAAGGCTGCGCCGCGGCGCGCATGTGGCGCGTCGCTTGCGGGACGCTGGTGGCGCCCGGCGCGGACGACGCCTGGAAGCAGATCGTGGACTCCTCGCCTCCTGACGCCATGTGGCACTCATTGAGGAACTGCGTGGCTTATCAG GCAGGGGTATGGGCGAACCTGCTTTCAAAAGGCATCGACGACGTGATCCAACCAGCGGCGTTCAAGCTAGCGATTGTATTAAGACACACGCCATCTGAATTGGTAGTGAGGCTGCTCACTGATTTGTTGCGCTTGCATCCGCAGTCG CAAGACCTAACATCGTACGTGCTAGCGCTGCTGACGGACGACGAGGCGCAGTTCTGCGGCAGCTGCGGGCGCGAGGCCGAGCCGTCCGCGCCCGCCGGGCCCGCGCCGCTGCGCGACCTGCAGCTGTTCGGGGACTGCGAGCTGGCTG ttttggCAGCTTCGAAAGAAGAATATGATGCCCACGCTAAGTTGGTGAGGGCGGAATATTCCAAGTTGACGCAAGAAAATTATGTGGAATTAAGAATAAag GTTCTCAATCAGTTCTCTCAAATCCCGAAGTTATACCACACGCCGGAGTTCGAATGTTTTGAGTCGGCCGCGAGGGAAAATATCGAGCGGGAAATATGCACGTTACGGGAACATTTGTTGACCGGGAGGAACGAATAG
- the LOC106140909 gene encoding RNA-binding protein 5-A, translated as MSWRRDERSSRWNDESRWGDRGERKRSPVWEPRRSASPDRRASPRERHRDRYDRDRDRHDRHDRRDRADRRDDRDRDRRERYDRRERRRSPRRDDDKERDIPQAPSPPNISGDTDRPPSRSSSRSRSHEQDQESYEAKYDMNHLDQFDSSSINASPGDWFCKCGLYNFKRRQVCYRRNCNGKRSEGIVFGGDSDRGCEASGITKRLLLRRLDALTTEEKVLEALKDRCSKAVIDSIAGITIGRETLTGASKCLAYVNFNSIADSMAAHNEIQALSPPLKIDGREVLVSFYNEPKKPQKPNDYTAYYSQMGKYQNSQALSEADRVNAAAAVAQSAISAAQARQMSWTPVSVPTFVASAVQSVPTVKAPTGDGKTQYSAPDVRTFLYDETSGYYYDPSTGLYYDGTTQYFYNSQTSQYMYWDASTSTYIAATQTQQNTEQPKLPNPPTATVENTIAKEPEEKKKKDKEDKVKVAKKIAKDMERWARTLNQKKDNARSNIVMEQPLDTGASKGSADIGFSVLGAGPSLPPPIHVREISPPPASTDEFLMKKVAGSSESMFESDEGIIDWAKLTCLLCKRKFPSVDVLNKHKTLSDLHKQNLAEYRKKNDLLPQTNGYRDRAAERRMKFGEDEPPPMRKRYEPPDVMHTSMPPAPPPNVVDTIGGKMLQKMGWSEGRGLGKTEQGRIAPIEAEQRPSLAGLGQKRGIYTPTPGETYRDTVKKLMIARYKEVVGQEEGK; from the coding sequence ATGTCGTGGCGTCGGGACGAGCGAAGTTCAAGGTGGAACGACGAGTCGCGGTGGGGCGACCGCGGGGAGCGCAAGAGGTCGCCCGTGTGGGAGCCGCGCCGCAGCGCCTCCCCGGACAGGCGGGCCTCGCCCAGGGAGCGGCACCGCGACCGCTACGACCGCGACCGGGACCGCCATGACCGACATGACCGCCGCGACCGGGCGGACCGCCGCGATGACCGTGATCGCGACCGCCGCGAGCGTTACGACCGTCGGGAGCGCCGCCGCTCGCCCAGGAGAGATGATGATAAAGAACGCGACATCCCTCAGGCGCCGTCGCCGCCTAACATCAGCGGAGACACTGACAGACCCCCCTCTAGGTCTTCCAGTCGATCACGGAGCCACGAGCAAGATCAGGAGAGTTATGAAGCTAAATACGATATGAATCATTTAGACCAATTTGATTCGTCTTCAATCAATGCTTCCCCAGGGGACTGGTTCTGTAAATGTGGGTTGTATAACTTTAAGAGGCGGCAAGTGTGTTATAGACGGAACTGTAATGGAAAAAGGTCGGAAGGGATAGTCTTTGGAGGTGATTCTGATAGGGGATGTGAGGCTTCAGGCATAACTAAGCGCTTGTTGTTGAGGAGATTAGATGCTTTGACTACGGAGGAGAAAGTTTTGGAAGCATTGAAAGATAGATGTTCAAAAGCTGTTATAGATTCCATAGCGGGCATCACTATAGGCAGGGAGACTTTGACGGGTGCCTCTAAATGTCTAgcatatgtaaattttaattctattgcGGATTCCATGGCTGCACATAATGAAATTCAAGCATTGAGTCCGCCTTTGAAGATTGACGGGCGCGAAGTATTAGTTTCGTTTTACAATGAGCCCAAGAAACCACAGAAACCAAATGACTACACCGCATATTACTCTCAAATGGGTAAATACCAGAATTCACAAGCTTTATCTGAAGCTGATCGTGTAAATGCTGCTGCAGCGGTCGCTCAGTCAGCGATTTCAGCAGCACAGGCAAGGCAAATGTCCTGGACACCCGTATCGGTGCCAACATTCGTTGCATCAGCTGTACAAAGTGTCCCTACGGTTAAAGCGCCAACGGGAGATGGCAAAACACAGTACTCCGCCCCTGATGTCAGAACATTCCTTTACGATGAAACCTCAGGTTACTACTACGACCCATCAACAGGTCTCTATTATGATGGCACCACACAGTACTTCTATAACAGCCAGACATCTCAGTACATGTACTGGGACGCCTCCACTTCCACTTACATAGCGGCCACCCAAACACAACAGAATACTGAACAACCGAAGCTTCCGAATCCCCCGACGGCTACTGTAGAGAACACTATTGCTAAAGAACctgaagaaaagaaaaagaaggaCAAAGAGGATAAGGTTAAAGTTGCCAAAAAGATAGCGAAAGATATGGAGCGTTGGGCCCGGACTTTGAACCAGAAGAAAGACAATGCGCGTAGCAACATTGTCATGGAGCAACCTTTAGATACAGGGGCAAGTAAGGGATCAGCAGATATTGGTTTTTCTGTGCTCGGCGCAGGGCCTTCCTTACCTCCTCCTATACATGTGAGAGAAATATCTCCACCGCCCGCTTCCACAGATGAGTTCTTGATGAAGAAAGTTGCTGGTTCATCAGAGTCGATGTTTGAAAGCGACGAAGGTATAATAGACTGGGCGAAATTGACCTGCCTTTTGTGTAAACGCAAGTTCCCTTCAGTGGACGTtctaaataaacacaaaacctTATCAGACTTACATAAACAGAATCTGGCTGAATATCGTAAGAAAAATGACTTGTTGCCGCAGACCAATGGTTACAGAGACAGGGCCGCGGAACGCAGAATGAAGTTTGGCGAGGATGAGCCCCCGCCAATGAGGAAGAGGTATGAGCCTCCCGACGTCATGCACACTTCGATGCCGCCTGCCCCTCCACCCAACGTAGTAGACACGATCGGAGGCAAAATGCTGCAGAAAATGGGCTGGTCTGAAGGCAGAGGCCTTGGGAAAACCGAGCAAGGGAGAATAGCCCCGATAGAGGCAGAACAGAGGCCGAGTTTGGCCGGCCTTGGCCAGAAAAGAGGGATTTACACACCAACCCCTGGGGAAACTTACCGGGACACTGTGAAGAAACTTATGATAGCAAGATATAAGGAGGTGGTCGGACAAGAGGAGGGAAAATAG